A window from Pseudonocardia cypriaca encodes these proteins:
- a CDS encoding WXG100 family type VII secretion target codes for MGEIKVTFGALEAAQSDVSGVAGRMTNQLEDLKRFLAPMVATWEGQAATEYQAKQRQWDTAAAGLANVLGQIGVALGTANESYRHVEQVNASRWRA; via the coding sequence ATGGGCGAGATCAAGGTCACGTTCGGGGCGCTCGAGGCCGCGCAGTCCGACGTCTCCGGCGTCGCGGGCCGGATGACGAACCAGCTGGAGGACCTGAAGCGGTTCCTGGCGCCGATGGTCGCCACCTGGGAGGGGCAGGCCGCCACCGAGTACCAGGCAAAACAGCGCCAGTGGGACACCGCGGCAGCCGGCCTCGCCAACGTTCTGGGGCAGATCGGAGTGGCGCTCGGCACGGCCAACGAGAGCTACCGTCACGTCGAACAGGTGAACGCTTCGCGCTGGCGGGCCTGA
- a CDS encoding WXG100 family type VII secretion target, producing the protein MTQGFGTTVEEMQAAAKHVLTVNDTVQSDLAALRSRLAPLAGAWRGDASAAFISLMARWDAEAKSLNDALRGIGESIQGSGVSYQTQEEQHTSDMSAIRAALG; encoded by the coding sequence ATGACCCAGGGATTCGGCACGACAGTCGAGGAGATGCAGGCGGCCGCGAAGCACGTGCTCACCGTGAACGACACGGTGCAGTCCGACCTCGCCGCACTGCGATCCCGGCTCGCTCCGCTCGCCGGGGCGTGGCGTGGCGACGCGTCCGCGGCGTTCATCTCGCTGATGGCGCGGTGGGACGCGGAGGCCAAGTCGCTGAACGACGCCCTGCGCGGCATCGGCGAGTCGATCCAGGGCTCCGGGGTGAGCTACCAGACGCAGGAGGAGCAGCACACGAGCGACATGTCCGCGATCCGCGCGGCGCTGGGCTGA
- a CDS encoding type VII secretion-associated protein yields the protein MRPVRVAVQEGAGFVRVAGAEVDGPPWLIAELPAPGPGVATLLAELVGPPPEELVLVHPARWPPARAAWWARECAGLAARVSAVPAPLAAAGPGEVAVLDVGASLAEATLLSPDGHLLAVAAAEVGGRLLDELVATRTGRNPVAVREALSLLPAVDGVAAAAVRPLLAEPLTAAVGVLREVLAGAPRVLLIGGLARMPLLARVVDESGVAGAEVAPRPEAAAVLGALRCPMEPGVRTPAARIDGPSYLPPLPARPRRPLRVALLGTAAAVAVVVLLLVGRLLVPPAAEALPAGVLVQYGYRLAVPAGWEHTGGLPERRRVLLSPVAAPEGSDLIAVEHSRLGYDTAAEPQRAQAELRSAYDAAVAGGSTFSGYDPSDHLAGRPVTSYRQEEPGGTVVDWFVVLDRDAQLSVGCRHTQAGAEAVRAACAVVVASVRTD from the coding sequence GTGCGGCCCGTTCGCGTCGCCGTCCAGGAGGGCGCCGGCTTCGTGCGGGTCGCGGGCGCGGAGGTGGACGGCCCGCCGTGGCTGATCGCCGAGCTGCCCGCGCCGGGCCCCGGGGTGGCCACGTTGCTCGCCGAGCTGGTGGGGCCACCGCCGGAGGAGCTGGTGCTCGTCCACCCCGCGCGGTGGCCGCCCGCCCGCGCGGCGTGGTGGGCGCGGGAGTGTGCCGGGCTGGCCGCCCGGGTCAGCGCCGTGCCCGCCCCGCTCGCGGCCGCAGGCCCGGGGGAGGTAGCCGTGCTCGACGTCGGTGCGTCCCTCGCGGAGGCCACGCTGCTGTCCCCGGACGGCCACCTGCTGGCCGTCGCCGCGGCGGAGGTGGGCGGGCGGCTCCTCGACGAGCTGGTGGCCACACGCACCGGCCGGAACCCGGTGGCGGTGCGGGAGGCGTTGTCGCTGCTCCCGGCCGTGGACGGCGTAGCAGCCGCGGCAGTGCGGCCGCTGCTCGCCGAGCCGTTGACGGCCGCGGTCGGTGTGCTGCGCGAGGTGCTGGCGGGCGCCCCGCGGGTGCTGCTCATCGGTGGCCTCGCCCGGATGCCGTTGCTGGCCCGCGTGGTGGACGAGTCGGGTGTCGCGGGGGCGGAGGTGGCCCCGAGGCCGGAGGCCGCAGCGGTGCTGGGCGCACTGCGGTGCCCGATGGAGCCGGGGGTTCGGACCCCGGCAGCGCGCATCGACGGCCCGTCGTACCTGCCGCCGCTGCCCGCCCGTCCCCGGCGACCGCTGCGGGTGGCACTCCTCGGGACCGCTGCTGCCGTCGCCGTCGTCGTGTTGCTCCTGGTCGGACGGCTCCTCGTGCCGCCCGCCGCCGAGGCGCTGCCGGCCGGCGTCCTCGTGCAGTACGGCTACCGGCTCGCCGTTCCCGCGGGCTGGGAGCACACCGGCGGGCTGCCGGAGCGGCGCAGGGTGCTGCTCAGCCCGGTGGCCGCCCCGGAGGGCAGCGACCTGATCGCGGTCGAGCACTCCCGGCTCGGCTACGACACGGCCGCCGAGCCGCAGCGGGCGCAGGCCGAGCTGCGGTCCGCGTACGACGCCGCGGTGGCGGGAGGCTCCACGTTCTCCGGCTACGACCCCAGCGACCACCTCGCCGGGCGCCCGGTCACCTCCTACCGCCAGGAGGAGCCGGGCGGCACGGTCGTCGACTGGTTCGTCGTGCTCGACCGCGACGCGCAGCTCAGCGTGGGCTGCCGCCACACGCAGGCGGGCGCGGAGGCGGTGCGGGCGGCCTGCGCCGTCGTCGTGGCGTCGGTTCGCACCGACTGA